One window of Rhizobium leguminosarum genomic DNA carries:
- a CDS encoding NAD-dependent epimerase/dehydratase family protein, with the protein MRVLVIGATGHVGTYLVPRLVEAGHDVVTISRGAAKPYTANRAWAAVDQRQMDRAAMERTGDFGPAVREVKADIVIDMICFTLESAEHLVTALSGHVGHFLHTGTIWTHGHASAVPTLEEAPKSPFGDYGTQKAAIETYLLQQARLRRLPTTIIHPGHIVGPGWAPLNPAGNFNLQVFSTLARGETLALPHFGLETVHHVHADDVAAMFMGAIANWNASIGESFHAVSEQALTLRGYAESMSRWFGQEPKLTFAPFDAWAKSQTAEDAEATWEHIARSPNCSIAKARRLLGYTPRYTSLQAVQEAVEWLVGQGRIET; encoded by the coding sequence ATGCGGGTTTTGGTCATCGGGGCAACGGGCCATGTCGGAACCTATCTGGTTCCCCGTCTGGTGGAGGCAGGTCACGACGTCGTCACGATCAGCCGCGGCGCGGCAAAGCCTTACACGGCAAACCGCGCCTGGGCTGCCGTCGATCAGCGTCAGATGGATCGGGCAGCGATGGAGCGGACGGGTGATTTCGGCCCGGCCGTGCGTGAAGTGAAAGCCGACATCGTCATCGACATGATCTGCTTCACGCTGGAGAGTGCGGAGCACCTGGTGACGGCGCTATCGGGGCACGTCGGTCATTTCCTGCATACCGGCACGATCTGGACACATGGCCACGCCAGTGCCGTGCCGACGCTCGAAGAGGCGCCGAAATCTCCCTTCGGCGATTACGGCACGCAGAAGGCGGCGATCGAAACCTATCTGCTGCAGCAGGCAAGGCTTCGCCGATTGCCGACGACCATCATCCATCCCGGCCACATTGTCGGTCCCGGATGGGCGCCGCTCAATCCGGCCGGTAATTTCAACCTGCAGGTCTTTTCCACCCTTGCTCGGGGAGAGACCCTGGCGCTGCCCCATTTCGGCCTGGAGACGGTTCATCACGTCCATGCCGATGACGTGGCGGCGATGTTCATGGGTGCGATTGCCAATTGGAATGCGTCGATCGGCGAAAGTTTCCACGCGGTTTCGGAGCAGGCGCTGACGCTTCGCGGTTATGCCGAGTCCATGTCGCGGTGGTTCGGGCAGGAGCCGAAGCTCACCTTCGCGCCATTCGATGCCTGGGCCAAAAGCCAGACGGCCGAAGATGCGGAGGCGACTTGGGAGCATATTGCCCGCAGCCCGAATTGCTCGATCGCCAAGGCCCGGCGCCTGCTCGGTTACACCCCGAGGTACACCTCCCTGCAAGCGGTGCAGGAGGCCGTGGAATGGCTGGTCGGGCAGGGGCGGATCGAGACCTGA
- a CDS encoding TRAP transporter substrate-binding protein, producing MDNLNRRNFLKTAALAGTALAAPAFVRTAAARTMTITIASLLGDDKPETKIWVKIGELVEAKLPGQFKFNIVRNGALGGEKEVAEGVRLGSIQASLSTVSSLSGWAPELQILDLPFLFRDADHVRRTVGGDVGADLKQKLQAQNFVVGDFINYGARHLLTKEPVTRPEQLKGKRIRVIQSPLHTKLWSAFGTTPIGIPITETYNALATGVADAMDLTKSAYSGFKLYEVVPDMTETGHIWASGVIYYSSTFWAGLNDEQKAVFQQASSEGAAYFNQLIVDDEVKSVETALGHGGKLLKPEAFEDWQKGAQGVWADFAPVVGGIDRIKTVQAA from the coding sequence ATGGATAATCTCAACCGCCGCAATTTCCTGAAAACCGCAGCGCTCGCCGGAACGGCACTCGCGGCACCCGCCTTCGTCCGCACGGCCGCCGCCCGGACCATGACGATCACAATCGCCTCGCTGCTTGGCGACGACAAGCCGGAAACGAAGATCTGGGTGAAGATCGGCGAACTGGTCGAAGCCAAGCTTCCGGGCCAGTTCAAGTTCAATATCGTCAGGAACGGAGCGCTTGGCGGCGAGAAGGAAGTGGCCGAGGGCGTCCGCCTCGGCTCGATCCAGGCGAGCCTCTCGACGGTCTCATCGCTCTCCGGCTGGGCGCCGGAATTGCAGATCCTCGATCTGCCTTTCCTCTTTCGCGATGCCGACCATGTGCGCAGGACCGTCGGCGGCGATGTCGGCGCCGATCTCAAGCAGAAACTGCAGGCGCAGAATTTCGTCGTCGGCGATTTCATCAACTACGGCGCCCGCCATCTCCTGACCAAGGAACCGGTGACGCGGCCGGAGCAACTCAAGGGCAAGCGCATCCGCGTCATCCAGAGCCCGTTGCACACCAAACTCTGGAGCGCATTCGGGACGACGCCGATCGGCATTCCGATCACCGAGACCTACAATGCGCTTGCAACCGGCGTCGCCGACGCGATGGACCTGACCAAATCGGCCTATTCCGGCTTCAAGCTTTATGAGGTCGTGCCTGACATGACCGAGACCGGCCACATCTGGGCATCCGGCGTCATCTATTATTCCTCGACTTTCTGGGCCGGGCTGAACGACGAGCAGAAGGCGGTGTTCCAGCAGGCTTCCAGCGAAGGGGCCGCCTATTTCAACCAGCTGATCGTCGACGACGAGGTGAAGTCCGTCGAGACGGCGCTTGGCCATGGCGGAAAGCTCTTGAAGCCGGAAGCCTTCGAGGATTGGCAGAAGGGCGCGCAGGGCGTCTGGGCCGATTTCGCGCCTGTTGTCGGCGGCATCGACAGGATCAAAACCGTTCAGGCGGCTTGA
- a CDS encoding lytic transglycosylase domain-containing protein, which translates to MIGRKRQSGIEKIAAKAMLSLYFLFSAAATGKAQPEGSVAEPACLYSGPSASGSGETLCIRKDNFNRDLCVAIEHFASANQLPPDYFARLIWRESTFRPDAVSFKGAQGIAQFMPGTAKLRGLEDSYQVLEALRKSAQYLAELRNRFGNLGLAAAAYNAGENGLSSYLASGRLPYETRSYVMAITAHTVEEWKDKPPEDAAAPLDKDKPFLDGCVALAERRALKETPWRPEGDWAPWGVQLAANANVAVARRMFLDAVQDLPAPLNVEQPLILRQRDRSFGFRPRYAARIGRQTRMDANNLCNQIRKHGGTCIVFRNQ; encoded by the coding sequence ATGATAGGGCGAAAGCGTCAGTCCGGCATTGAGAAGATAGCTGCGAAGGCCATGCTTTCGCTCTACTTTCTGTTTTCCGCCGCAGCCACCGGAAAGGCCCAGCCGGAAGGAAGCGTCGCGGAGCCGGCCTGCCTCTATTCGGGGCCTTCGGCGTCGGGATCGGGCGAGACACTCTGCATCCGTAAGGACAATTTCAATCGCGACCTTTGCGTCGCGATCGAGCATTTCGCCAGCGCCAATCAATTGCCGCCGGATTATTTCGCCCGTCTCATCTGGCGCGAAAGCACCTTTCGCCCCGATGCCGTGAGCTTTAAGGGAGCGCAGGGGATTGCGCAGTTCATGCCCGGAACGGCGAAACTGCGCGGCCTTGAGGACAGCTACCAGGTGCTGGAAGCCTTGCGGAAATCGGCGCAGTATCTCGCCGAATTGCGCAATCGTTTCGGCAATCTCGGCCTTGCCGCCGCTGCCTACAATGCCGGCGAAAACGGCCTTTCTTCTTACCTAGCGTCAGGCAGATTACCTTACGAGACACGCAGCTACGTCATGGCTATCACCGCACATACGGTCGAGGAGTGGAAAGATAAGCCGCCGGAAGACGCGGCAGCCCCGCTCGACAAGGACAAGCCCTTCCTCGATGGCTGCGTGGCGCTTGCCGAACGCCGGGCTTTGAAGGAAACGCCCTGGCGTCCGGAGGGCGACTGGGCGCCTTGGGGCGTCCAGCTTGCCGCGAACGCCAATGTCGCGGTGGCCCGGCGCATGTTTCTTGATGCCGTGCAGGATCTGCCAGCACCGCTCAATGTGGAGCAACCGCTGATCCTGCGCCAGCGTGATCGGAGCTTCGGCTTCCGCCCGCGTTATGCTGCCCGCATCGGCCGGCAGACGCGCATGGATGCCAACAACCTCTGCAACCAGATCCGCAAACACGGCGGCACCTGCATTGTGTTCCGGAATCAATAG
- a CDS encoding glycerate kinase type-2 family protein, which translates to MTTSNPRDFLKSLFDAAVHAADPITGIKANLPDRPKGRTVVIGAGKGAAQMARALESVWDGPLEGLVVTRYGYGCETIDIDIIEAAHPVPDAAGLAAARRLIETVNGLTEDDLVIALICGGGSALLPAPPQGLTLEDEIALNEMLLASGAPISAMNVVRKHLSTIKGGRLAAATKARVVSLIVSDIPGDNPAHVASGPTVPDGSTRHDALEIIRQYGLQLPQAALDHLNSPEADAPRPDDPVFLRHEHHIIASAGVSLEAAAALAKSQGIEPAILSDAIEGEARDVAQVHAAIAREVLGRNRPFSKPAVILSGGETTVTLRAKGGKGGRNGEFALAMALAIDGQEGIHILAADTDGIDGSEDNAGAFADGGTVKRLRAAGLDPRRLLDGNDSYSGFAATSDLFETGPTGTNVNDFRAILIR; encoded by the coding sequence ATGACGACAAGCAATCCCCGTGACTTCCTGAAAAGCCTGTTCGACGCGGCGGTTCACGCTGCCGATCCGATAACCGGCATCAAGGCGAACCTGCCTGATCGGCCGAAGGGAAGGACCGTCGTGATCGGTGCCGGCAAGGGTGCTGCGCAGATGGCGCGGGCGCTTGAAAGCGTCTGGGACGGACCGCTCGAGGGTCTGGTGGTCACCCGCTACGGCTATGGCTGCGAGACAATCGATATCGACATCATCGAGGCTGCCCATCCGGTGCCCGATGCCGCCGGTCTTGCCGCGGCAAGAAGGCTGATTGAGACGGTGAACGGACTGACGGAAGACGATCTGGTGATCGCGCTGATCTGCGGCGGCGGCTCGGCCCTGCTGCCCGCCCCGCCGCAGGGGCTGACCCTCGAAGACGAGATTGCCCTCAACGAAATGCTGCTTGCCTCGGGCGCGCCGATCTCGGCGATGAATGTCGTGCGCAAACATCTTTCCACCATCAAAGGCGGGAGACTTGCGGCAGCAACCAAAGCGAGGGTCGTCAGCCTGATCGTCTCCGACATTCCTGGCGACAATCCGGCCCATGTCGCCTCCGGGCCGACCGTGCCTGACGGTTCGACACGGCACGATGCGCTCGAGATCATCAGGCAATATGGATTGCAGTTGCCGCAGGCAGCGCTCGACCATCTGAACTCGCCGGAGGCCGATGCACCGCGGCCGGACGATCCGGTCTTCTTACGACACGAGCATCATATCATCGCCTCGGCCGGCGTGTCGCTGGAGGCCGCGGCGGCCCTGGCGAAATCGCAGGGGATCGAGCCCGCCATCCTTTCGGATGCGATCGAGGGAGAAGCGCGCGACGTGGCGCAGGTGCACGCGGCAATCGCCCGCGAGGTGCTGGGACGGAACAGGCCGTTTTCGAAGCCGGCCGTCATTCTTTCCGGCGGCGAGACGACGGTGACGCTCAGAGCCAAGGGCGGCAAAGGCGGGCGCAACGGCGAATTCGCGCTCGCCATGGCGCTTGCGATAGACGGACAGGAGGGCATTCATATCCTGGCCGCCGACACGGACGGAATCGACGGCTCCGAGGATAATGCCGGCGCATTTGCCGATGGTGGCACGGTCAAGCGCCTCCGCGCCGCCGGGCTCGATCCGCGTCGGCTGCTCGACGGCAATGACAGCTATTCGGGCTTTGCGGCCACCAGCGACCTCTTCGAAACCGGCCCGACCGGTACCAACGTCAATGACTTCAGGGCCATCCTGATCCGCTGA
- a CDS encoding peroxiredoxin, whose translation MSLRINDIAPDFTADTTQGPISFHDWIGNGWAVLFSHPKNFTPVCTTELGAMAGLAGDFAKRGVKIIGISVDPVESHAKWKNDIKTATGFDVDYPLIGDKDLKVAKLYDMLPAGAGESSEGRTPADNATVRSVFIIGPDKKIKLILTYPMTTGRNFNEILRAIDSIQLTAKHQVATPANWNQGEDVIITAAVSNEDAIARFGSFDTVLPYLRKTKQPTA comes from the coding sequence ATGAGCTTACGTATCAACGATATTGCCCCCGATTTTACCGCCGACACCACCCAGGGACCGATCAGCTTCCATGATTGGATCGGCAACGGCTGGGCCGTCCTGTTCTCGCATCCGAAGAATTTCACGCCTGTCTGCACGACCGAGCTCGGCGCCATGGCCGGCCTGGCCGGGGACTTTGCCAAGCGTGGTGTCAAGATCATCGGCATCTCCGTCGATCCGGTGGAAAGCCATGCCAAGTGGAAGAACGACATCAAGACCGCCACCGGCTTCGACGTCGATTATCCCCTGATCGGCGACAAGGACCTCAAGGTCGCCAAGCTCTACGACATGCTGCCGGCCGGCGCCGGCGAGAGTTCGGAAGGCCGCACACCCGCCGACAACGCGACGGTGCGTTCGGTTTTCATCATCGGTCCCGACAAGAAGATCAAGTTGATCCTCACCTATCCGATGACGACGGGGCGGAATTTCAACGAGATCCTGCGCGCCATCGACTCCATCCAGCTGACGGCCAAGCACCAGGTGGCGACGCCGGCGAACTGGAACCAGGGTGAAGACGTTATCATCACCGCCGCGGTTTCCAACGAAGACGCAATCGCGCGTTTTGGCTCCTTCGATACGGTTCTGCCGTATCTCCGGAAGACCAAGCAGCCGACGGCCTGA